Proteins found in one Mytilus edulis chromosome 2, xbMytEdul2.2, whole genome shotgun sequence genomic segment:
- the LOC139510688 gene encoding heme-binding protein 2-like, with the protein MLFQCVLSSLLVFAFTATVPSQQKPTFCHDLDCPNFTTVQSFKDYELRKYDSLKWVATNVTTMEYTDDINREMFFRLFYYISGNNSAAMKIPMTAPVLRTVIHGQGPTCEATFITHFMIPHNMQTNTPTPTDPKAYLVTIPGKNFYVKSFPGRPTDQDNVEKVEELAQEIGNPNLYLDNYYFTANYDGPYAIHRHNEVWLESTSAGSRMLG; encoded by the exons ATGTTATTCCAGTGTGTTCTTTCATCTCTGCTGGTCTTTGCATTCACGGCGACAGTCCCTTCTCAACAAAAACCAACCTTCTGTCATGATTTAGACTGTCCAAATTTTACCACGGTTCAATCTTTTAag gATTATGAATTACGTAAATATGACTCATTGAAATGGGTTGCAACAAATGTGACTACAATGGAATATACAGACGATATAAACAGAGAAATGTTCTTCagattgttttattatatttctggAAACAATAGTGCAG CAATGAAGATTCCCATGACAGCTCCAGTGCTCAGGACAGTTATTCACGGACAAGGTCCAACATGTGAAGCCACGTTTATCACCCATTTTATGATACCACATAACATGCAGACAAACACACCAACACCCACAGACCCAAAGGCATATTTAGTTACTATACCCGGAAAGAACTTTTATGTCAA GTCTTTCCCAGGTAGACCTACTGACCAAGACAACGTAGAGAAGGTTGAAGAACTGGCACAAGAAATAGGAAACCCAAACTTATATTTAGATAATTATTACTTCACTGCCAATTATGATGGTCCATATGCCATTCACAGGCACAATGAAGTATGGCTGGAATCTACCAGTGCTGGATCCAGGATGTTAGGTTAA